In the genome of Deinococcus psychrotolerans, one region contains:
- a CDS encoding glycoside hydrolase family 36 protein, translating to MTTPHHHWTLDVHPSELRVLTNGYQSWSEAELRPLTETQTRASLEWMIDQGQDPAFPPSGEAGVWRSHSLLALIRPGGGGWVGAQLDAAHTFAHWEVRAAGEQVLVTCTLEGPDVAVAWEETSNVIGTVERLSAQLGQSMHARTPAPLRVWCSWYSYYRSVTLDNMLDNARLAKQHGLPFDVFQLDDGFQADLGDWTEPSEQFGGHAKDLPAELRKLGFRAGLWLAPFLVGPNSKLFAAHPDWLLKNRSGTPLLFGHNWGGQYAALDTTHPEVLVWLRELAATCRAWGYDYLKVDFLYAASHPGVRHDPSVSRAEAYRRGIQALREGLGDDGFLLGCGAPLSASIGVMDAMRTGPDVAPYWDDEARRMLLGDGSVPCSRNALHTALSRWYQQTWYQPDPDVMIARRERSLLSDDERGALLGMLDVIGGLRASSDPVEMLDEAGLSLLRQSLEISTPDRPLTLTESHGGAVTHFSRGTFNLQETPADRVQPHSYRPNPT from the coding sequence ATGACCACACCCCACCACCACTGGACGCTGGACGTTCATCCTTCTGAGCTGCGTGTGCTGACCAACGGCTACCAATCGTGGAGCGAGGCCGAGCTGCGCCCACTGACTGAAACCCAGACGCGGGCCAGCTTGGAATGGATGATCGACCAGGGCCAAGACCCCGCCTTCCCACCCAGCGGCGAGGCGGGTGTCTGGCGCAGTCACAGCCTCTTGGCCCTGATTCGGCCTGGCGGCGGCGGCTGGGTCGGTGCTCAGCTTGACGCCGCCCACACCTTTGCCCACTGGGAAGTGCGGGCGGCGGGCGAGCAAGTCCTCGTCACCTGCACGCTGGAAGGCCCGGACGTTGCGGTGGCCTGGGAAGAAACCAGCAACGTGATCGGCACCGTGGAGCGCCTCAGTGCTCAGCTCGGCCAGAGCATGCACGCCCGCACGCCAGCGCCGCTGCGGGTGTGGTGCAGTTGGTATAGCTACTACCGCAGTGTCACGCTGGACAACATGCTCGACAATGCCCGCCTCGCCAAGCAACACGGCCTGCCCTTTGACGTCTTCCAGCTCGACGACGGCTTTCAAGCCGATTTGGGCGACTGGACAGAGCCGAGTGAGCAGTTTGGCGGCCACGCCAAAGACCTGCCCGCCGAACTCCGCAAACTCGGCTTCCGTGCCGGGCTATGGCTGGCTCCCTTTTTGGTGGGGCCAAATTCTAAACTGTTTGCCGCTCATCCGGATTGGCTGCTCAAAAACCGGAGCGGCACCCCGCTGCTGTTCGGCCACAACTGGGGTGGTCAGTACGCGGCGCTCGACACCACCCACCCGGAAGTCTTGGTGTGGCTGCGCGAGCTGGCGGCGACTTGCCGGGCCTGGGGCTACGACTACCTCAAGGTGGACTTTTTGTACGCTGCCTCTCATCCGGGTGTCCGGCACGACCCCTCGGTGAGCCGTGCCGAAGCGTACCGGCGGGGCATTCAGGCGCTGCGCGAAGGCTTAGGAGACGACGGCTTTTTGCTGGGCTGCGGCGCTCCCCTGTCGGCCAGCATCGGGGTGATGGACGCCATGCGAACCGGGCCGGACGTGGCTCCCTACTGGGACGACGAAGCGCGGAGAATGCTGCTGGGTGACGGCAGCGTACCGTGCAGCCGCAATGCGCTGCACACCGCTCTATCGCGCTGGTATCAGCAGACTTGGTATCAACCCGACCCCGACGTGATGATTGCCCGGAGAGAACGCAGCTTACTCAGCGATGATGAGCGCGGCGCACTGCTGGGAATGCTGGACGTGATCGGCGGCCTGCGGGCCAGCAGCGACCCGGTGGAAATGCTGGACGAGGCAGGCTTGAGCTTGCTGCGCCAGAGTTTAGAAATCAGCACCCCAGACCGTCCGCTGACGCTGACCGAAAGTCACGGCGGCGCAGTCACGCACTTTTCACGCGGTACCTTCAATTTGCAGGAAACCCCAGCAGATAGAGTTCAGCCGCACAGCTACCGGCCAAACCCCACTTGA
- the galK gene encoding galactokinase, translated as MKTPETYQSVFGGEPEVVASAPGRVNLLGEHTDYQGGFVLPTAIPQRATVSLGRNGTQQHRLRSANLNHTLDVPVGEVGSSFAPYLTGCFELSGVTEGLNAFIFSTVPSGGLSSSAALEVAALRALRELYGLALDDVELALRGVRVEHEFVGVMCGVMDQMASSLADTKTLLLIDTRTLERRAVPLPEGSEVLVLDSGVPRRLAESGYNERRAQVEEACRLLGVPQLRDVLSVAELSGLPELLGRRARHVVSENARVLAALSANAAEFGRLMNASHASLQIDYEVSHPQVDELVALLQAHPQVYGARMTGAGFGGAVVALIHEGAAGLASNVLFDYHEQTGVRGVQVVP; from the coding sequence TTGAAGACGCCAGAAACTTACCAATCGGTCTTCGGCGGTGAGCCGGAAGTCGTTGCCAGTGCGCCGGGGCGGGTCAATTTGCTGGGCGAACACACCGATTATCAGGGCGGTTTCGTGCTGCCCACCGCCATTCCTCAGCGGGCCACCGTCAGCTTGGGGCGCAACGGCACACAGCAGCACCGTCTTCGCAGCGCCAACCTCAACCACACGCTGGACGTTCCGGTGGGTGAGGTTGGCAGCAGTTTCGCGCCGTACCTGACCGGCTGCTTCGAGCTGAGCGGTGTCACCGAGGGCCTCAACGCCTTTATCTTCAGCACGGTTCCCAGCGGCGGCCTGAGCAGCAGCGCGGCGCTGGAGGTGGCGGCGCTGCGGGCACTGCGCGAGTTGTACGGGCTAGCGCTGGACGACGTGGAATTGGCCTTGCGTGGCGTGCGGGTTGAACACGAATTTGTGGGCGTGATGTGCGGCGTGATGGATCAGATGGCTTCCAGCCTTGCCGACACCAAAACGCTGCTGCTGATCGACACCCGCACGCTGGAACGCCGCGCCGTGCCGCTGCCGGAGGGGTCGGAGGTGCTGGTGCTCGATTCCGGCGTGCCGAGGCGGCTGGCCGAGTCGGGCTACAACGAACGCCGCGCTCAAGTAGAGGAAGCTTGCCGCTTGCTGGGCGTGCCGCAACTGCGCGACGTGCTGAGCGTTGCCGAGCTGAGCGGTTTGCCGGAGCTGCTTGGGCGGCGTGCCCGCCATGTGGTCAGCGAAAACGCCCGCGTGCTGGCCGCCCTCAGCGCCAATGCCGCCGAGTTTGGCCGCCTGATGAACGCCTCGCACGCCAGTTTGCAGATCGATTATGAAGTCTCACACCCGCAGGTCGATGAATTGGTGGCGCTGCTGCAAGCCCATCCGCAGGTCTACGGCGCTCGGATGACCGGAGCCGGATTCGGCGGCGCGGTGGTGGCGCTGATCCACGAAGGTGCGGCGGGTCTGGCCAGCAACGTCTTGTTCGACTACCACGAGCAAACCGGCGTGCGCGGCGTGCAGGTGGTGCCTTAG
- a CDS encoding beta-galactosidase — MTEYLQLATCDYPEHVPADRPAIYAEQQRELGLTYVRLAEFAWSRMEPRPGEFEWAWLDEAIDAYQRGGMQVVLCTPTPTPPAWLIRAHPEILPYDEQGRVREFGSRRHYDFASPIYREHSRRITRAIAERYGEHPAVVGWQTDNEWACHNTGRSYGGASAAAFPAWLEAKYGSLEQLNTAWGNVFWSMEYTDWAQVKPPILLVTEPNPSHVLDYYRFCSSLIASFQAEQIAILRERSPGRFVTHNFMIFESGFDHYEVAKGLDFVSWDNYPTGMLEFFAPSGQSDDIKTHFARTGHPDLIGFNHDLYRGMLKGQEGLGRQGAGTPSGPWVMEQQCGQVNWAPFNPLPARGAVQLWTAQAWAHGVDVVSYFRWRAATMAQEVMHSGLLRHDETPDRGYEEVKALKLSDFPLGEVPAKVALLHDYDSLWLYDAQKHSASMSYWTQTVTYYMALRSLGLDVDILHPDADLSGYKVVVAPALTLISAEQARQFSALAASGTRLVFGPRTAFRTPGGETWSEGQFGPMSDLIGAKLLQYDSLRPGLTQSVKYGEGTFAATDWAESYRLSGARALASYAGGPLDTQAAVIRKGHVTVIGAHQQELIGTVLSEILMNVGISVETLPDGVRLSRRAGKTLLQNWNPHPVKWQGRLLAPVSFTVLDA, encoded by the coding sequence ATGACCGAATATCTTCAGCTCGCCACCTGTGATTACCCCGAACACGTCCCGGCAGACCGTCCGGCCATTTACGCCGAGCAGCAGCGCGAACTGGGCCTGACTTATGTGCGCCTTGCCGAGTTTGCCTGGAGCCGGATGGAGCCGCGCCCCGGCGAGTTCGAGTGGGCCTGGTTGGACGAGGCCATCGACGCTTACCAGCGCGGCGGCATGCAAGTGGTGTTGTGTACGCCCACGCCCACGCCGCCTGCTTGGCTGATTCGTGCCCACCCTGAAATCCTGCCCTACGACGAGCAGGGGCGGGTGCGCGAGTTCGGTTCGCGGCGGCACTACGATTTCGCCTCACCCATCTACCGCGAGCATTCCCGCCGAATTACGCGGGCGATTGCCGAGCGCTACGGTGAGCACCCAGCCGTGGTGGGCTGGCAGACCGACAACGAGTGGGCCTGCCACAACACGGGGCGCAGCTACGGCGGCGCGAGCGCGGCGGCTTTCCCGGCGTGGCTGGAGGCCAAATACGGCAGCCTGGAGCAGCTCAACACCGCCTGGGGCAACGTCTTTTGGAGCATGGAGTACACCGACTGGGCGCAGGTGAAGCCGCCGATTTTGCTCGTCACCGAGCCGAACCCGTCGCATGTTCTGGACTATTACCGCTTTTGCTCCTCGCTGATCGCTTCATTTCAGGCCGAGCAGATCGCCATTTTGCGTGAGCGGTCGCCGGGCCGCTTTGTTACCCACAATTTCATGATCTTCGAGAGCGGCTTTGATCACTACGAAGTCGCCAAGGGCTTAGATTTCGTCTCGTGGGACAACTACCCCACCGGGATGCTGGAGTTCTTTGCGCCCAGCGGCCAGAGTGACGACATCAAAACCCACTTCGCCCGCACCGGCCACCCCGACTTGATCGGCTTTAACCACGACCTCTACCGGGGCATGCTGAAAGGCCAGGAAGGTTTAGGAAGGCAGGGCGCAGGCACGCCCAGCGGCCCCTGGGTCATGGAGCAGCAATGCGGGCAGGTCAACTGGGCACCCTTCAACCCGCTGCCAGCACGCGGCGCGGTGCAACTCTGGACGGCGCAGGCCTGGGCGCACGGCGTGGACGTGGTGAGTTATTTCCGCTGGCGGGCCGCCACGATGGCGCAAGAAGTCATGCACTCGGGCCTGCTGCGCCACGACGAAACGCCCGACCGGGGCTACGAGGAAGTCAAAGCGCTGAAGCTGAGTGATTTTCCGCTCGGCGAAGTCCCAGCCAAAGTCGCTTTGCTCCACGATTACGACAGTTTGTGGCTTTACGACGCCCAAAAGCACAGCGCGTCCATGAGTTACTGGACGCAGACGGTCACCTATTACATGGCGCTGCGGAGTCTGGGACTGGATGTGGACATCCTGCATCCAGACGCCGATTTGAGCGGCTACAAAGTGGTGGTGGCTCCCGCCCTGACTCTTATTTCGGCTGAGCAGGCGCGGCAGTTTTCGGCGCTGGCGGCCAGTGGCACCAGGTTGGTTTTCGGCCCGCGCACTGCCTTCCGAACGCCCGGCGGCGAGACGTGGAGCGAGGGGCAATTTGGCCCCATGAGCGATTTGATCGGTGCAAAGTTGCTGCAATACGACTCGCTGCGCCCTGGCCTTACCCAAAGTGTCAAGTACGGTGAGGGAACATTCGCGGCGACGGACTGGGCCGAGAGCTATCGGCTCAGCGGCGCAAGAGCTCTGGCGAGCTACGCCGGCGGGCCGCTGGATACTCAGGCGGCAGTCATCCGAAAAGGGCACGTCACCGTCATCGGCGCTCACCAGCAAGAACTCATTGGCACGGTCTTGAGCGAAATTTTGATGAATGTCGGCATTTCGGTAGAAACTTTGCCGGACGGGGTGCGCCTCAGTCGCCGGGCCGGCAAGACCTTACTCCAGAATTGGAATCCGCACCCTGTAAAGTGGCAGGGCCGCCTCCTCGCTCCGGTGAGCTTCACGGTGCTGGATGCTTAA
- a CDS encoding DUF2254 domain-containing protein produces the protein MNRLLFRLRELSVQFWFIPAVMTVLALVLAELGVKLEETYGVPKWLTFVYGGGETGARSLLGAIAASSIGVAGTVFSITIAALSYAAGSMGPRLLGNFTSDRGNQLTLGTFISTFAFSLYTLRAVQGGDPPFVPHYNTTAALVFGLACVGMLVYYLAHITGSISMTRVVNSLRNDMRQALMNATEQQDQGSSGAGAPPDNFWDGGEELHAPSSGYLQLLDTELLLKKTEQDHVALRLLVRPGDYVFPNSLIAVGVPRLPKGVMDALTLGDTRTTGQDLEYSVRQLSEVAARALSPGVNDPVTAIDVIDRFGDALCSLQDRRWPDGIFYRGEQLRLVMPVTDFEGLLARMFDMIRQYGAGSPSVTIRLLEVLTVTASCLHDEQRRAVIRRHADMVREDALRVTENSGDRADIEQRYSTLRQLLLGREEVLRR, from the coding sequence GTGAACCGGCTGCTGTTTCGCCTGCGCGAACTCTCGGTGCAGTTTTGGTTTATTCCGGCGGTGATGACGGTGCTGGCACTGGTTTTGGCCGAGCTGGGCGTCAAACTCGAAGAGACTTACGGGGTGCCCAAGTGGTTGACCTTTGTGTATGGCGGCGGCGAAACGGGGGCGCGGAGCCTCTTGGGGGCCATCGCCGCCAGCAGCATCGGGGTGGCCGGTACCGTTTTTTCCATCACCATCGCCGCGCTCTCCTACGCCGCTGGCTCGATGGGGCCGAGGCTGCTGGGCAACTTCACGTCCGATAGGGGCAATCAGCTGACGCTCGGCACCTTCATTTCTACGTTCGCTTTCTCGCTGTATACCCTCCGGGCCGTACAGGGCGGCGACCCGCCGTTTGTTCCGCATTACAACACCACCGCCGCACTGGTTTTTGGGCTGGCCTGTGTGGGGATGTTGGTGTATTACCTCGCTCACATCACCGGCAGCATCAGCATGACGCGGGTGGTCAACTCGCTGCGAAACGATATGCGGCAAGCCTTGATGAACGCCACTGAGCAGCAAGATCAGGGTTCGTCAGGAGCGGGAGCGCCGCCCGACAACTTCTGGGACGGCGGCGAAGAACTGCACGCCCCCAGCAGCGGTTACTTGCAACTGCTCGACACCGAGTTGCTGCTCAAAAAGACGGAGCAAGACCATGTGGCGCTGCGGCTGTTGGTGCGGCCCGGCGATTATGTGTTTCCCAATTCGCTGATCGCGGTGGGCGTACCGAGACTGCCCAAAGGTGTGATGGACGCGCTGACCTTGGGCGACACCCGTACCACCGGACAAGACTTGGAATACAGCGTGCGTCAGCTCAGCGAAGTGGCGGCCCGCGCCCTGTCGCCAGGAGTGAATGATCCGGTGACGGCCATCGACGTGATTGACCGCTTTGGTGACGCGCTGTGCAGCTTGCAAGATCGCCGCTGGCCTGATGGCATTTTTTACCGTGGTGAGCAGTTGCGCTTGGTGATGCCCGTGACCGACTTTGAGGGTCTGCTGGCCCGCATGTTTGACATGATCCGCCAGTACGGAGCCGGCAGCCCCAGTGTCACTATCCGGCTCTTGGAGGTGCTGACGGTGACGGCCTCCTGCCTCCACGACGAACAGCGCCGCGCCGTGATTCGCCGCCACGCCGACATGGTGCGCGAAGACGCCCTGCGCGTCACCGAGAATTCAGGCGATAGGGCCGACATCGAGCAGCGTTACAGCACCCTGCGCCAACTGCTACTGGGCCGCGAGGAAGTCCTGCGGCGCTAA
- a CDS encoding mechanosensitive ion channel family protein, with amino-acid sequence MNLDLSAIVTKLQGMAQSVLLIIPNLLIGVVLFLVFMFIARLVRNAVVSVAERAGQPRGIALVFSRIASWVVLGIGLLVALTIIFPALTAASLFGALGVSGVAIGFAFKDIFQNLLAGILILITRPFRIGDQIVTGGSEGTVEDIQVRATLLRTYDNRLVVVPNSDLYTNRVTVNTAYDNRRLSVSVGIGYGDDIAQAKKLILDTIGKIDDVLKDPAPSVLVDSLGDYSVNLNIRFWVDPPKRGEVVEAQDQVLEQLKSVLIAAGIDLPMPTQQILFHDQTETVDGDRARQREGWPARKDNPESRQQLELEDKRSAKASAGQSPPSPQQTDLQKPDLQNTGQSSTEPSA; translated from the coding sequence ATGAACCTCGACCTATCAGCTATCGTGACCAAGCTTCAAGGCATGGCGCAGAGTGTCTTACTGATTATCCCCAACCTCTTGATTGGGGTTGTTCTTTTTTTGGTGTTCATGTTTATCGCCCGGCTGGTTCGCAACGCGGTGGTGTCTGTGGCCGAGCGGGCCGGACAACCCAGAGGCATTGCGCTGGTTTTTTCGCGGATTGCTTCTTGGGTGGTGCTGGGCATCGGCTTGCTGGTGGCGCTGACCATTATTTTCCCCGCACTGACGGCGGCCTCACTGTTTGGAGCGCTGGGGGTCAGCGGCGTGGCCATCGGCTTTGCCTTCAAAGACATTTTTCAAAATCTCCTGGCAGGCATCTTGATTCTCATTACCCGCCCCTTCCGCATTGGCGACCAGATCGTGACCGGCGGCAGTGAAGGCACCGTGGAAGACATTCAGGTGCGGGCCACCTTGCTGCGGACTTATGACAACCGCCTGGTGGTGGTGCCCAATTCAGATTTGTATACCAACCGCGTCACGGTCAATACCGCTTACGACAACCGCCGCCTGAGCGTCTCGGTAGGTATCGGCTACGGCGACGATATTGCACAGGCCAAAAAACTGATTCTTGACACCATCGGCAAGATTGACGACGTGCTCAAAGACCCCGCACCGAGCGTGTTGGTGGACAGTTTGGGCGATTATTCGGTCAATTTGAATATCCGGTTTTGGGTCGATCCGCCCAAGCGGGGCGAAGTGGTGGAAGCCCAAGATCAGGTGCTGGAGCAGCTCAAGAGCGTGCTGATCGCGGCGGGAATAGACTTGCCGATGCCCACCCAGCAAATTCTCTTTCACGACCAAACCGAAACGGTGGACGGCGACCGCGCCAGGCAGCGCGAAGGTTGGCCCGCCCGCAAAGACAACCCCGAGTCTCGCCAGCAGCTCGAACTTGAGGATAAGCGGAGCGCCAAAGCGTCAGCGGGCCAATCGCCGCCCAGCCCCCAACAAACGGATCTCCAAAAGCCTGATCTCCAAAATACAGGTCAAAGCAGCACAGAGCCCTCGGCGTGA
- the galT gene encoding galactose-1-phosphate uridylyltransferase has translation MTPLSDLASPQTTPFYAQDFTKPDGRALTLYGLFPIELASPVPSPSDEPVDARPEMRWHPLRGEWVMYAAHRMGRTFLPPPEYNPLAPTSDPAHPTELPRGRYDMAVFDNRFPSLSLLAPQPEPVPGTDPRPGTGKCEVVVFSQDASGTLGGLSAERVELLLRIWADRTDRLEATGKIKSVLAFENRGVEVGVTLHHPHGQLYAYDHIPPVQAQMLASAEAHFKDRGQPWLSDFVAAEREAAVRLILDAGEALSVVPPFARYTYETWVLPARAASRLSDLSSAEVTSFARVLKDALLRLDALFGVRMPYLLTLHQSPLGGEYPAFPLHIEIYPYLRSPGKLKYLAGTEQGAGEFANDNFPERAAADLRAVQL, from the coding sequence ATGACCCCACTCTCCGATCTCGCTTCGCCCCAAACCACGCCTTTTTATGCCCAGGACTTCACTAAACCCGATGGCCGCGCCCTGACTTTGTACGGCCTCTTTCCGATTGAACTCGCCTCACCCGTTCCCAGCCCCAGCGACGAACCGGTGGACGCCCGCCCCGAAATGCGCTGGCATCCGCTGCGGGGCGAGTGGGTCATGTACGCCGCGCACCGCATGGGCCGCACGTTCTTGCCGCCGCCGGAATACAACCCGCTCGCTCCCACCTCCGATCCTGCTCACCCCACCGAGTTGCCGCGTGGGCGCTACGACATGGCGGTGTTCGACAACCGCTTTCCCAGCCTGAGCCTCTTGGCCCCGCAACCAGAACCCGTGCCCGGCACCGACCCCCGGCCCGGCACCGGCAAGTGCGAGGTGGTGGTGTTTAGCCAAGACGCTTCCGGCACGCTGGGAGGGCTGAGCGCCGAGCGGGTCGAATTGCTGCTGCGAATCTGGGCCGACCGCACCGACCGCTTGGAGGCCACCGGCAAAATCAAGAGTGTACTGGCCTTTGAAAACAGGGGCGTGGAAGTCGGCGTGACCTTGCACCACCCGCACGGCCAGCTTTACGCTTACGACCACATTCCGCCGGTTCAGGCCCAGATGCTGGCGAGCGCCGAGGCCCATTTCAAAGACAGGGGCCAGCCGTGGCTCAGCGATTTTGTCGCCGCCGAGCGTGAGGCCGCCGTGCGTCTGATCTTGGACGCCGGAGAGGCCCTCAGTGTGGTGCCGCCGTTTGCCCGCTACACCTACGAAACGTGGGTGCTTCCGGCGCGGGCGGCTTCGCGCCTGTCTGACCTGAGCAGCGCCGAAGTCACTTCGTTTGCCCGCGTTCTCAAAGACGCCCTACTGCGCTTAGACGCCCTCTTTGGTGTGCGGATGCCCTACCTGCTCACGCTGCATCAGTCTCCCCTCGGCGGCGAGTATCCGGCATTTCCGCTGCACATCGAGATTTATCCGTACCTGCGCTCACCCGGCAAGCTCAAGTACCTCGCGGGCACGGAGCAGGGCGCGGGCGAGTTCGCCAATGACAACTTCCCCGAGCGGGCGGCTGCCGACTTGCGGGCCGTTCAACTGTGA
- a CDS encoding DNA repair protein, which yields MTQATKPKKEAVQKDVSSTAPVSAISGSATQALQGLLRTALPDLSVANLSAEQLSAALSAAHEVWGYGLRHVKHEIRLEDGGAVGLYADRARLGSASDSAEMLADAYTSMQALDEQGRSAWAVLPEGHRVTLEAGTRQIKVLVEDARDFETHWAELPSGLAQRTGRSGEDLWVEVFRAAPGRELVQDAAWEVVERIKDRALRRELQRRAEEKGILGALLGARGEGIEAAMKRSPSLHFTVNAAVTHTTERSFEAWRSIQKEAAATLEANQQAQVERLVALLGSPARGR from the coding sequence ATGACGCAAGCCACCAAACCCAAAAAAGAAGCGGTGCAAAAAGACGTAAGTTCTACCGCCCCCGTTTCGGCCATCAGCGGCTCGGCCACTCAGGCGCTGCAAGGCCTGCTCAGAACCGCTTTGCCTGACCTCAGCGTGGCCAACCTGAGCGCCGAGCAACTCAGCGCCGCCCTGAGCGCCGCCCACGAGGTCTGGGGCTACGGCCTGCGCCACGTCAAGCACGAAATCCGGCTGGAAGACGGCGGCGCTGTGGGCCTGTACGCCGACCGCGCCCGCTTGGGCAGCGCCAGCGACTCGGCGGAAATGCTCGCTGACGCTTACACCAGCATGCAGGCCCTCGACGAGCAGGGCCGCAGCGCCTGGGCCGTGCTGCCCGAGGGCCACCGGGTCACGCTGGAAGCCGGAACCCGCCAGATCAAGGTGCTGGTCGAAGACGCCCGCGACTTTGAAACCCACTGGGCCGAGTTGCCGAGCGGTTTGGCCCAGCGCACCGGACGCAGCGGTGAGGACTTGTGGGTGGAGGTTTTCCGGGCCGCGCCGGGCCGCGAACTGGTGCAAGACGCCGCTTGGGAAGTGGTTGAACGCATCAAAGACCGCGCACTTAGGCGTGAGTTGCAGCGCCGCGCCGAAGAAAAAGGCATTCTGGGAGCGCTGCTCGGCGCACGCGGCGAGGGGATCGAAGCGGCCATGAAGCGCTCACCGAGCCTGCACTTCACCGTCAACGCCGCCGTGACCCACACCACCGAGCGCAGCTTTGAAGCGTGGCGCAGCATTCAAAAAGAAGCGGCGGCGACGCTCGAAGCAAACCAGCAAGCCCAGGTCGAGCGCTTGGTGGCTTTGCTGGGCAGTCCGGCACGGGGACGCTGA
- a CDS encoding carbohydrate ABC transporter permease yields MTVTQGLQKAEITTAPRKPRPRREGFSVLQFALLLLFCVYSLLPLWWVITTMTKDNTQLYATFGLWFSSPSHFVDNLRTLFTRDDGIFLRWMLNSIIYAGASAVGSMLFAAMGGYAFSKFNFRGRDPLFSAILATIMVPSTALALPIFLLMQNIGLINTYWAVILPGLVNPFGLYLMRLFWDAGFPSELMEAARIDGASENKIFWQLGLPLVSGGLVTVALFSFVGAWNNFFLPLVVVNKDTLFPLTLGLSVWNQTSVSSGQDPIYTVIVLGALISILPLIIAFLSLGRYWQGGLASGAVKG; encoded by the coding sequence ATGACCGTCACACAGGGACTCCAAAAAGCTGAAATCACCACCGCGCCGCGTAAGCCCAGACCGCGCCGAGAGGGCTTTTCCGTCTTGCAATTTGCGCTGCTGCTGTTATTTTGTGTCTACAGTTTGCTGCCGCTGTGGTGGGTCATTACCACCATGACCAAAGACAACACCCAGCTGTATGCCACTTTTGGGCTGTGGTTTTCCTCGCCCAGCCATTTCGTGGACAATCTGCGGACACTCTTTACCCGTGATGACGGCATTTTCCTTCGCTGGATGCTCAACTCGATCATCTATGCCGGGGCCTCGGCGGTGGGCAGTATGCTCTTTGCGGCGATGGGCGGCTACGCCTTTTCCAAGTTCAATTTTCGGGGCCGCGATCCTCTTTTCAGCGCGATCTTGGCGACCATCATGGTGCCGAGCACGGCGCTGGCCCTGCCCATTTTCCTGCTGATGCAAAATATCGGCTTGATCAACACCTACTGGGCCGTCATCTTGCCGGGGCTGGTCAATCCGTTCGGGTTGTACCTGATGCGCCTATTCTGGGACGCCGGCTTTCCCTCGGAGCTGATGGAAGCCGCCCGCATCGACGGCGCGTCGGAAAACAAGATCTTTTGGCAACTCGGGTTGCCGCTGGTCAGCGGCGGTCTGGTCACGGTGGCGCTGTTTTCGTTCGTCGGTGCGTGGAACAACTTCTTTTTGCCGCTGGTGGTCGTCAACAAAGACACGCTCTTTCCCCTGACGCTGGGCCTGTCGGTCTGGAACCAGACCAGCGTCAGCAGCGGTCAGGATCCGATCTACACCGTGATTGTGCTGGGCGCACTCATCAGCATCCTGCCACTAATCATCGCCTTCTTGAGCCTGGGACGCTACTGGCAGGGTGGACTGGCCAGTGGAGCAGTGAAAGGCTAA
- a CDS encoding ABC transporter permease: protein MLSTDRKAARANPGRTQLLSALSQYGVLATLILLIVFGALRYTGFMSEYNFSTFLRYNSMFGLISLGMCFVIITGGIDLSVGSVVAMSSVVAALLSPYGVVVAVLGAVAAGGLVGLINGLVITRLNIQPFITTLATLLGARGMALLLARNQSGVGIDPGNTALTWLGQGDFLRLPVPGVIMIIAFVIGGIALRSSPFGRHALAIGGGEDASKLMGLNVGRIKLGVYVLSGALAGLAGMILAAQLGAGQPTEGLGWELSAIAGVVVGGTLLTGGVGSVWSTLVGAMLLGLIFNILNFENGKGIISLSPYWQSVIRGGFLLLVVVLQSRLGRQEGKG, encoded by the coding sequence ATGTTGTCCACTGACCGCAAAGCCGCCCGCGCCAACCCTGGGCGCACCCAACTGCTGAGCGCTCTGAGTCAGTACGGGGTGCTGGCCACCCTGATTTTGCTGATTGTTTTTGGGGCGCTGCGCTACACCGGCTTTATGAGCGAGTACAATTTCTCCACTTTTTTGCGCTACAACTCGATGTTCGGCCTCATCTCGCTGGGCATGTGTTTCGTGATCATCACTGGCGGCATCGACCTCTCGGTGGGCAGCGTGGTGGCGATGTCGAGCGTGGTGGCGGCGCTGCTGAGCCCTTACGGCGTGGTCGTGGCGGTACTGGGCGCGGTGGCAGCAGGCGGTCTGGTGGGCCTGATCAACGGGCTGGTGATCACTCGCCTCAACATCCAGCCGTTCATCACCACGCTAGCCACTTTGCTGGGAGCGCGGGGGATGGCGCTGCTGCTGGCCCGCAACCAAAGCGGGGTGGGCATCGACCCCGGCAACACCGCCCTGACATGGCTGGGGCAGGGCGACTTTTTACGGCTGCCGGTGCCAGGCGTGATTATGATTATTGCCTTTGTGATCGGCGGCATTGCCCTGCGCTCGTCACCGTTTGGCCGCCACGCGCTGGCCATCGGCGGCGGCGAGGACGCCAGCAAGCTGATGGGCCTGAACGTGGGCCGCATCAAGCTGGGCGTTTATGTGCTGTCGGGGGCGCTGGCAGGCTTAGCAGGCATGATTCTGGCAGCTCAACTCGGCGCGGGGCAGCCCACCGAGGGACTGGGCTGGGAACTCTCGGCGATTGCCGGCGTGGTGGTCGGCGGCACGCTGCTGACCGGCGGAGTGGGCAGCGTTTGGTCAACCTTGGTCGGCGCGATGCTGCTGGGCCTCATTTTCAACATCCTCAATTTTGAAAACGGCAAGGGCATCATCTCGCTCTCGCCCTACTGGCAAAGCGTGATTCGCGGCGGTTTTCTCTTGCTGGTAGTGGTCTTGCAAAGTCGTCTGGGGCGGCAAGAAGGCAAAGGTTAG